The following proteins come from a genomic window of Pseudomonas hygromyciniae:
- the murG gene encoding undecaprenyldiphospho-muramoylpentapeptide beta-N-acetylglucosaminyltransferase, with amino-acid sequence MGANVLIMAGGTGGHVFPALACAREFQARGYTVHWLGTPRGIENELVPAAGLRLHLINVSGLRGKSKLSLLKAPFVLLKAVWQARKVIRELKPVCVLGFGGYVTGPGGVAARLSGVPVIVHEQNAVAGTANRLLAPLAARVCEAFPNTFAAMDKRRTTGNPVRTELFMDIARQALAGRKAHLLILGGSLGAEPLNKLLPEALAQLPVELRPEIFHQAGKNHDEVTAARYREAGVEATVEPFIKDMAHAYGWADLVVCRAGALTVSELAAAGLPSLLVPLPHAIDDHQTRNAEYLAAEGAAFLLPQRTTGAADLAARLTEVLMQPERLNSMASTASRLAKPDATRSVVDICLEVAHG; translated from the coding sequence ATGGGCGCTAACGTACTGATCATGGCCGGCGGTACCGGCGGCCACGTGTTCCCGGCGCTGGCCTGTGCCCGTGAGTTCCAGGCCCGTGGCTACACCGTGCATTGGCTGGGTACGCCCCGTGGCATTGAAAATGAATTGGTCCCGGCGGCCGGTTTGCGCCTGCACCTGATCAATGTCAGCGGCCTGCGCGGCAAGAGCAAATTGTCCCTGCTCAAGGCACCGTTCGTGTTGCTCAAGGCGGTGTGGCAGGCGCGCAAGGTCATCCGCGAGCTGAAGCCTGTGTGTGTGCTGGGCTTTGGTGGCTACGTCACCGGCCCGGGCGGCGTCGCTGCACGGTTGAGCGGTGTACCGGTGATCGTCCACGAACAAAATGCCGTGGCAGGTACTGCCAACCGTTTGTTGGCGCCATTGGCGGCGCGGGTCTGCGAGGCGTTCCCGAATACGTTTGCGGCCATGGACAAGCGGCGTACAACCGGCAACCCGGTGCGTACCGAATTGTTCATGGACATTGCCCGCCAGGCCCTGGCCGGGCGCAAGGCGCATCTGCTGATCCTGGGCGGAAGCCTGGGCGCCGAGCCGTTGAACAAATTGCTGCCAGAAGCGCTGGCGCAACTGCCGGTGGAACTGCGTCCCGAGATCTTCCACCAGGCTGGCAAAAACCACGATGAAGTGACTGCCGCCCGCTATCGCGAGGCTGGTGTCGAGGCGACGGTAGAGCCCTTTATCAAAGACATGGCCCATGCCTATGGCTGGGCCGACCTGGTGGTCTGTCGCGCAGGTGCGTTGACCGTCAGTGAACTGGCTGCTGCCGGTCTGCCGTCCTTGCTGGTGCCATTGCCCCATGCGATTGACGATCACCAGACCCGCAACGCCGAATATTTGGCCGCAGAGGGCGCTGCCTTCCTGCTGCCGCAAAGAACGACTGGCGCCGCCGATCTGGCTGCACGCCTGACTGAGGTTTTGATGCAACCCGAACGACTGAACAGCATGGCGAGCACCGCAAGCCGCCTGGCCAAACCCGACGCCACCCGCAGCGTGGTCGATATCTGCCTGGAGGTGGCCCATGGTTGA
- the ftsW gene encoding putative lipid II flippase FtsW: MSLDLKNIIKPYPSPIITGRGIDLDFPMLAGCLALLGLGLVMITSASSEVAAVQSGNTLYHMIRHLIYLVIGLGACVVTMMIPIATWQRLGWLMLIGAFGLLVMVIVPGIGREVNGSMRWIGFGAFNVQPSEIAKVFVVIYLAGYLVRRQKEVRESWMGFFKPFIVLLPMAGLLLMEPDFGATVVMMGAAAAMLFLGGVGLFRFALMVGLAVAAVTILVQAQPYRMARLITFTDPWSDQFGSGYQLTQALIAFGRGEWLGVGLGNSVQKQFYLPEAHTDFVFSVLAEELGVVGSLATVGLFVFVCVRAMYIGLWAEKAKQFFAAYVAYGLAFLWIGQFLINIGVNVGLLPTKGLTLPFLSYGGSSLVICCACLGLLLRIEWESRTHLGSEEMEFSESDFAEEPTHGR, from the coding sequence ATGAGTCTGGACCTGAAGAACATCATCAAGCCGTACCCATCGCCGATCATCACCGGGCGCGGGATCGACCTCGACTTCCCGATGCTCGCCGGTTGCCTGGCATTGCTGGGCCTGGGCCTGGTGATGATCACCTCGGCTTCCTCGGAAGTGGCCGCGGTACAGTCGGGCAACACCCTGTACCACATGATTCGCCACCTGATTTACCTGGTGATCGGCCTCGGCGCCTGCGTCGTCACCATGATGATTCCTATCGCCACCTGGCAGCGCCTGGGTTGGCTGATGCTGATCGGTGCCTTTGGCCTGCTGGTGATGGTGATCGTCCCTGGCATCGGCCGCGAAGTGAACGGTTCGATGCGTTGGATCGGCTTCGGTGCCTTCAACGTGCAGCCCTCGGAAATCGCCAAGGTCTTCGTGGTGATTTACCTGGCCGGTTACCTGGTGCGTCGTCAGAAAGAAGTGCGGGAAAGCTGGATGGGCTTCTTCAAGCCCTTCATCGTGCTGCTGCCCATGGCGGGCCTGTTGCTGATGGAACCGGACTTCGGCGCCACCGTCGTGATGATGGGCGCCGCTGCCGCGATGCTGTTCCTTGGCGGGGTGGGCTTGTTCCGCTTTGCCCTGATGGTCGGGCTGGCCGTGGCGGCCGTGACGATCCTGGTGCAGGCGCAACCCTACCGTATGGCGCGACTGATCACTTTTACCGACCCGTGGTCCGACCAGTTCGGTTCCGGCTACCAGTTGACCCAGGCGCTGATTGCCTTCGGTCGCGGCGAGTGGCTGGGCGTGGGCCTGGGCAACAGTGTGCAGAAGCAGTTCTACCTGCCGGAAGCCCATACCGACTTCGTGTTCTCGGTACTCGCCGAAGAGTTGGGCGTGGTCGGTTCCCTGGCCACCGTCGGGCTGTTCGTGTTCGTCTGCGTGCGGGCCATGTACATCGGCCTGTGGGCGGAGAAAGCCAAGCAATTCTTTGCTGCCTATGTCGCGTACGGCCTGGCCTTCCTGTGGATCGGCCAGTTCCTGATCAACATCGGCGTGAACGTCGGCTTGCTGCCGACCAAGGGCCTGACCTTGCCGTTTCTCAGCTACGGCGGCAGCTCGTTGGTGATCTGCTGTGCCTGTCTGGGCTTGTTGCTGCGTATCGAATGGGAGAGTCGAACCCACTTGGGCAGCGAAGAGATGGAATTCAGCGAGAGCGATTTTGCCGAGGAGCCGACCCATGGGCGCTAA
- the murC gene encoding UDP-N-acetylmuramate--L-alanine ligase yields the protein MVENQKAMPQPEMRRIRRIHFVGIGGVGMCGIAEVLLNLGYQVSGSDLKTSPVTERLESFGAQIFIGHRAENAAQADVLVVSSAVNTSNPEVATALERRIPVVPRAEMLAELMRYRHGIAVAGTHGKTTTTSLIASVFAAGGLDPTFVIGGRLNAAGTNAQLGTSRYLIAEADESDASFLHLQPLVAVVTNIDADHMATYDGDFNKLKKTFVEFLHNLPFYGLAVVCLDDPVVREILPLVKRPTVTYGFSEDADVRAINVRQQGMQTFFTVLRPDREPLDVSVNMPGNHNVLNSLATICIATDEGVSDEAIVEGLSGFAGVGRRFQVYGQLPVDGGDVMLVDDYGHHPTEVAAVIKAVRGGWPERRLVMVYQPHRYSRTRDLYDDFVNVLADANVLLLMEVYPAGEEPIPGADSRKLCNSIRQRGQLDPIYIERGVDLAPIVKPLLRAGDILLCQGAGDIGGLAPKLLASPLFAGAAAQGKSK from the coding sequence ATGGTTGAGAATCAAAAAGCCATGCCGCAACCGGAAATGCGCCGCATCCGTCGCATCCACTTCGTCGGTATCGGCGGCGTGGGCATGTGCGGGATCGCCGAGGTGTTGCTGAACCTGGGTTACCAGGTCTCCGGTTCCGACCTCAAGACCTCGCCGGTCACCGAGCGCCTGGAATCGTTCGGCGCGCAGATCTTTATCGGCCACCGTGCCGAGAACGCCGCGCAAGCCGATGTACTGGTGGTTTCCAGTGCCGTGAATACCTCCAACCCGGAAGTGGCCACCGCCCTTGAGCGCCGCATTCCCGTGGTGCCTCGCGCCGAGATGCTGGCCGAGTTGATGCGCTACCGCCACGGCATCGCCGTCGCCGGTACCCACGGCAAGACCACCACCACCAGCCTGATCGCCTCGGTGTTCGCCGCCGGCGGCCTGGACCCGACCTTCGTGATCGGTGGCCGGCTGAATGCAGCAGGTACCAATGCACAACTGGGTACCAGCCGTTATCTGATCGCCGAAGCCGATGAAAGCGACGCCAGCTTCCTGCACCTGCAACCGCTGGTGGCCGTGGTCACCAACATCGACGCCGACCACATGGCGACCTACGACGGTGACTTCAACAAACTGAAGAAAACCTTCGTCGAATTCCTGCACAACCTGCCGTTCTACGGCCTGGCCGTGGTGTGCCTGGACGATCCGGTGGTGCGGGAAATCCTGCCGCTGGTCAAGCGTCCGACCGTGACCTACGGCTTTAGCGAAGACGCCGACGTGCGTGCGATCAATGTACGTCAGCAAGGCATGCAGACCTTCTTCACCGTGCTGCGTCCGGATCGCGAACCTTTGGATGTGTCGGTGAACATGCCGGGCAACCACAATGTGCTCAATTCCCTGGCGACCATCTGCATCGCCACCGATGAGGGTGTCAGCGATGAAGCCATCGTCGAAGGCCTGTCGGGTTTTGCCGGTGTGGGCCGGCGCTTCCAGGTCTACGGCCAGTTGCCGGTAGACGGTGGCGACGTGATGCTGGTGGACGACTACGGTCACCACCCGACCGAAGTTGCCGCCGTGATCAAGGCCGTGCGCGGTGGCTGGCCGGAGCGCCGCCTGGTGATGGTCTACCAGCCGCACCGCTACAGCCGCACCCGCGACCTGTACGACGATTTCGTCAATGTATTGGCCGATGCCAACGTATTGCTGCTGATGGAAGTCTACCCGGCCGGTGAAGAACCGATTCCGGGCGCTGACAGCCGCAAGCTGTGCAACAGCATCCGCCAGCGCGGGCAACTGGACCCAATCTATATCGAGCGTGGAGTCGACCTCGCGCCGATCGTCAAGCCGCTGCTGCGTGCCGGCGACATCCTGCTGTGCCAGGGTGCCGGTGATATCGGCGGCCTTGCCCCTAAATTGCTGGCGAGCCCGCTGTTTGCTGGCGCTGCTGCCCAGGGGAAGTCGAAATGA
- the ftsZ gene encoding cell division protein FtsZ, with product MFELVDNIPASPVIKVIGVGGGGGNAVNHMVKSNIEGVEFICANTDAQALKSIGARTILQLGTAVTKGLGAGANPEVGRQAALEDRERIAEVLQGTNMVFITTGMGGGTGTGAAPIIAEVAKEMGILTVAVVTRPFPFEGRKRMQIADEGIRLLSESVDSLITIPNEKLLTILGKDASLLSAFAKADDVLAGAVRGISDIIKRPGMINVDFADVRTVMSEMGMAMMGTGCASGPNRAREATEAAIRNPLLEDVNLQGARGILVNITAGPDLSLGEYSDVGSIIEAFASEHAMVKVGTVIDPDMRDELHVTVVATGLGAKIEKPVKVIDNTVHTSQATAAAPAPARQELPSVNYRDLDRPTVMRNQAQAGAAASRSPNPQDDLDYLDIPAFLRRQAD from the coding sequence ATGTTCGAACTCGTAGACAACATCCCCGCAAGCCCGGTTATCAAAGTAATCGGTGTCGGCGGTGGCGGCGGCAACGCTGTCAACCATATGGTCAAGAGCAACATTGAAGGCGTTGAATTCATCTGCGCCAACACTGATGCCCAGGCGCTGAAGAGCATCGGCGCGCGGACCATCCTGCAATTGGGCACTGCGGTGACCAAGGGCCTGGGCGCTGGCGCCAATCCGGAAGTCGGCCGTCAAGCCGCCCTGGAAGACCGCGAGCGTATTGCTGAAGTGCTGCAAGGCACCAACATGGTGTTCATCACCACCGGCATGGGCGGCGGTACCGGTACCGGTGCGGCACCAATCATTGCCGAAGTGGCCAAGGAAATGGGGATCCTGACAGTCGCGGTCGTGACCCGTCCGTTCCCGTTCGAAGGCCGCAAGCGCATGCAGATCGCCGACGAAGGTATCCGTCTGCTGTCTGAAAGCGTGGACTCGTTGATCACCATCCCCAACGAGAAACTGCTGACCATCCTCGGTAAAGACGCAAGCCTGCTGTCGGCTTTCGCCAAGGCTGACGACGTACTGGCCGGTGCCGTTCGCGGTATCTCCGACATCATCAAGCGCCCGGGCATGATCAACGTCGACTTTGCCGACGTACGTACTGTCATGAGCGAAATGGGCATGGCGATGATGGGCACTGGCTGCGCCAGCGGTCCTAACCGTGCACGTGAAGCGACCGAAGCGGCCATCCGCAACCCGTTGCTCGAAGACGTGAACCTGCAAGGCGCACGCGGCATCCTGGTGAACATCACCGCCGGTCCCGACCTGTCCCTGGGTGAGTACTCCGACGTGGGTAGCATCATTGAAGCCTTCGCTTCCGAGCACGCGATGGTCAAGGTCGGTACCGTTATCGATCCAGACATGCGCGACGAACTGCATGTGACCGTGGTTGCCACTGGTCTGGGCGCAAAAATCGAGAAGCCTGTGAAGGTTATCGACAATACCGTGCACACCAGCCAGGCCACAGCCGCCGCTCCAGCACCTGCTCGCCAGGAACTGCCGTCGGTGAACTACCGTGACCTGGATCGTCCGACCGTGATGCGCAACCAGGCTCAGGCCGGTGCTGCGGCGTCCCGTAGCCCGAATCCGCAAGATGATCTGGATTACCTGGACATCCCGGCTTTCTTGCGTCGTCAGGCCGATTAA
- a CDS encoding cell division protein FtsQ/DivIB, with product MQGASLRHQQPAPGRKPVPRGASRMVAKEPMSARLPKANFGFLKALFWPVLLVALGFGTYEGAQRLLPYADRPITKISVQGDLSYISQQAVQQRIAPFVAASFFTIDLAGMRAELEQMPWIAHAEVRRVWPDQVTIRLEEQLPVARWGDEALLNNQGQAFNPRELANYEHLPQLFGPQRAQQQVMQQYQALSQMLRPLGFSIARLELRERGSWFLTTGAGSSGPGIELLLGRDHLVEKMRRFIAIYDKTLKEQITNIASIDLRYANGLAVSWREPAAPTAAQPAVAKN from the coding sequence ATGCAAGGCGCATCGCTTCGTCATCAGCAACCCGCTCCCGGCCGCAAGCCGGTGCCGCGTGGTGCCAGTCGAATGGTGGCTAAAGAGCCGATGTCGGCGCGCCTGCCGAAAGCCAACTTTGGTTTTCTCAAGGCCCTGTTCTGGCCGGTGCTGTTGGTGGCGTTGGGCTTTGGTACCTATGAAGGTGCGCAGCGCCTGTTGCCGTATGCCGACCGCCCGATCACCAAGATCAGCGTGCAGGGCGACTTGAGCTACATCAGCCAGCAAGCGGTGCAGCAGCGGATCGCGCCTTTTGTGGCCGCGAGCTTCTTCACCATCGACCTGGCAGGCATGCGTGCCGAACTGGAACAGATGCCGTGGATTGCCCACGCCGAAGTACGGCGCGTGTGGCCGGATCAAGTGACGATCCGCCTGGAAGAACAACTGCCTGTAGCCCGTTGGGGCGACGAGGCGCTGTTGAACAACCAGGGCCAGGCGTTCAACCCGCGTGAGCTGGCCAACTACGAGCATTTGCCGCAGTTGTTCGGGCCACAACGGGCACAGCAGCAAGTGATGCAGCAGTACCAGGCTTTGAGCCAGATGCTGCGGCCACTGGGCTTCTCCATTGCGCGCCTGGAATTGCGCGAGCGGGGCAGCTGGTTCCTGACCACCGGGGCAGGCAGTTCCGGCCCGGGCATCGAGTTGTTGCTGGGACGCGACCACTTGGTGGAGAAGATGCGCCGCTTTATCGCCATCTACGACAAAACCCTGAAAGAACAGATTACGAACATTGCGAGCATCGACCTGCGTTACGCCAACGGCCTGGCCGTTAGCTGGCGCGAACCGGCTGCGCCCACGGCAGCGCAACCCGCTGTCGCGAAGAATTAA
- the lpxC gene encoding UDP-3-O-acyl-N-acetylglucosamine deacetylase, whose translation MIKQRTLKNIIRATGVGLHSGEKVYLTLKPAPVDTGIVFVRADLDPVVQIPARAENVGETTMSTTLVNGDVKVDTVEHLLSAMAGLGIDNAYVELSASEVPIMDGSAGPFVFLIQSAGLEEQDAAKKFIRILREVTVEDGDKRATFVPFEGFKVSFEIDFDHPVFRDRTQSASVDFSSTSFVKEVSRARTFGFMSDIEYLRKHNLALGGSVENAIVVDADGVLNEDGLRYEDEFVKHKILDAIGDLYLLGNSLIGEFKGFKSGHALNNQLLRKLIEQKDAWEVVTFEDASTAPISYMRPVAAV comes from the coding sequence ATGATTAAACAACGCACCCTGAAGAATATTATCCGTGCCACAGGTGTAGGTCTGCACTCCGGGGAGAAGGTATACCTGACCCTCAAGCCCGCACCTGTCGACACCGGCATCGTGTTTGTTCGTGCCGACCTGGACCCTGTGGTGCAGATTCCTGCTCGCGCGGAAAACGTTGGCGAAACCACCATGTCGACCACATTGGTCAACGGTGACGTCAAAGTGGACACGGTGGAGCACTTGCTCTCGGCCATGGCTGGCCTGGGCATCGATAACGCCTACGTCGAGCTCTCCGCGTCTGAAGTCCCGATCATGGATGGTAGCGCTGGACCTTTCGTATTCCTGATTCAATCTGCCGGCCTGGAAGAACAGGACGCAGCCAAGAAGTTCATTCGCATTCTGCGGGAAGTGACAGTAGAAGACGGCGACAAGCGCGCCACCTTCGTCCCGTTCGAAGGCTTTAAAGTGAGCTTTGAGATCGATTTCGATCACCCGGTATTCCGTGACCGCACCCAAAGTGCAAGCGTGGATTTTTCCAGCACTTCGTTCGTAAAAGAAGTCAGCCGCGCCCGTACCTTTGGTTTCATGAGTGACATCGAGTACCTGCGCAAGCACAACCTCGCACTCGGCGGCAGCGTGGAAAACGCCATCGTGGTCGACGCGGATGGTGTACTGAACGAAGACGGCCTTCGCTATGAAGACGAGTTCGTGAAGCACAAGATCCTCGATGCAATTGGTGACCTCTACCTGCTGGGCAATAGCCTGATAGGCGAGTTCAAAGGCTTCAAGTCGGGCCATGCACTGAACAACCAGCTCCTGCGCAAGTTGATTGAGCAGAAAGATGCTTGGGAAGTTGTGACCTTCGAAGATGCCAGCACCGCACCGATCTCTTACATGCGTCCCGTTGCGGCGGTGTAA
- a CDS encoding sensor domain-containing diguanylate cyclase, with protein sequence MSQRRVLNLPARPELLLILGSGLTAVLILIIVAVLLIREHASTLQTAQRSTSNITQLINADVLRNVELYDLALQGLITAAGKDLSGLPSDVRHQLQFDQSTAAPYKGEVLLLDAQGAVLADSSTQTPTRRNFANRDYFQVHLQNPEAGLFISRPFKIRCDCEQIWRIAFSRRVTGPNGEFAGVAVATMRLAYFDQLFSSLTIGSGNTINLLNNQGILLAQQPLLERDMIDKDLSSRPNFKRMLQEGSGSFRAISAISGIPRLYTFTNVGQLPLIVVVALASDDVFAAWQRAAWLTAGATGVLCVGLLWLSWMLRLELRRRYRAEKVLSELAATDGLTGLANRRILDQRLSLEWDRARRSAEPLALLMIDVDHFKAFNDRHGHLGGDEALRSVAQVISSHIRRPADLAARYGGEEFAVILPHTDANGARVIAEHIRQGIQLLPPVAGDSQPITVSIGLNTWDKRSSASLEQLLLSADRALYEAKNSGRNRVVDAATLPAPTVCQ encoded by the coding sequence ATGAGTCAACGCCGCGTCCTTAACCTGCCTGCACGCCCGGAGCTTTTGCTGATTCTGGGCAGTGGCCTCACCGCTGTGCTGATTCTGATCATCGTCGCTGTGCTGCTGATCCGCGAGCATGCCAGCACGCTGCAGACCGCCCAGCGCTCCACCAGCAATATCACCCAGTTGATCAATGCCGATGTGCTGCGCAACGTCGAGCTCTATGACCTGGCACTGCAAGGTCTGATTACGGCGGCAGGCAAGGACTTGTCGGGCCTGCCGAGCGATGTGCGCCACCAACTGCAATTCGACCAGTCCACCGCGGCGCCCTACAAAGGCGAAGTACTGCTGCTGGATGCCCAGGGCGCAGTGCTGGCCGACTCGTCGACGCAGACCCCCACCCGGCGCAACTTCGCCAACCGCGACTACTTCCAGGTCCATCTGCAAAACCCCGAGGCCGGCCTGTTTATCAGCCGTCCATTCAAGATCCGCTGTGACTGCGAGCAAATCTGGCGCATCGCTTTCAGCCGCCGCGTGACCGGCCCCAATGGCGAGTTTGCCGGGGTAGCGGTGGCGACCATGCGCCTGGCGTATTTCGACCAGTTGTTCAGCAGCCTGACCATTGGTAGCGGCAACACCATCAACCTGCTGAACAACCAGGGGATCCTGCTGGCCCAGCAGCCCCTGCTCGAACGGGACATGATCGACAAGGACCTGAGCTCGCGCCCCAACTTCAAGCGCATGCTGCAAGAGGGCAGCGGCAGCTTCCGGGCCATCTCTGCGATCAGCGGCATCCCACGGCTCTACACCTTTACCAATGTCGGCCAGTTGCCATTGATTGTAGTGGTGGCCTTGGCCAGCGACGATGTATTCGCCGCCTGGCAACGCGCCGCATGGCTGACGGCGGGCGCCACCGGGGTATTGTGTGTGGGCCTGTTGTGGCTGAGCTGGATGTTGCGCCTGGAACTACGGCGACGTTACCGCGCCGAGAAGGTGCTGTCAGAACTGGCAGCCACCGACGGCCTGACTGGCCTGGCCAACCGCCGTATCCTCGACCAGCGCCTGAGCCTGGAATGGGACCGTGCCCGCCGCTCGGCCGAGCCCTTGGCGCTGCTGATGATCGATGTCGACCACTTCAAAGCCTTCAACGATCGCCATGGTCACCTGGGCGGCGACGAAGCGCTACGCAGCGTGGCGCAGGTGATCAGCAGCCACATCCGTCGCCCGGCGGACCTGGCGGCGCGTTATGGCGGCGAAGAATTTGCGGTGATCCTGCCGCACACTGATGCCAACGGCGCCAGGGTAATTGCCGAACATATCCGTCAGGGCATCCAGCTCCTGCCGCCGGTTGCCGGCGATAGCCAGCCGATTACCGTGAGTATCGGCCTCAACACCTGGGACAAACGCAGCAGCGCGTCATTGGAACAATTGTTGCTCAGTGCGGATCGGGCCTTGTATGAAGCGAAAAACAGCGGACGCAACCGCGTCGTCGACGCGGCCACACTGCCGGCTCCTACAGTTTGCCAATAA
- a CDS encoding D-alanine--D-alanine ligase, with translation MTTNYGSLFSTIAPADFGRVAVLFGGKSAEREVSLKSGNAVLQALQSAGVNAFGIDVGDDFLARLQAEKIDRAFIILHGRGGEDGSMQGLLECAGIPYTGSGILASALAMDKLRTKQVWHSLGIPTPRHSVLCSEDDCISAAKELGLPLIVKPAHEGSSIGMAKVNSAAELIDAWKAASTYDSQVLVEQWIQGPEYTIATLRGQVLPPIALGTPHTFYDYDAKYVASDTQYRIPCGLDATKEQELMDLTAKACEALGIAGWARADVMQDDQGNFWFLEVNTAPGMTDHSLVPMAARAAGLDFQQLVLAILAASYVAGNEEARG, from the coding sequence ATGACTACGAACTACGGCTCCCTGTTCTCCACCATCGCGCCTGCCGACTTCGGCCGCGTAGCCGTGCTGTTCGGCGGCAAGAGCGCTGAGCGCGAAGTGTCGCTCAAGTCTGGCAATGCCGTGCTCCAGGCACTGCAAAGCGCCGGTGTGAACGCCTTCGGCATCGATGTGGGCGATGATTTCCTCGCCCGTCTGCAGGCCGAGAAGATCGACCGCGCCTTTATCATTCTTCACGGCCGTGGCGGTGAAGACGGCAGCATGCAGGGCCTGCTCGAATGCGCCGGTATTCCTTACACCGGCAGCGGCATCCTCGCCTCGGCACTGGCCATGGACAAGTTGCGCACCAAGCAGGTGTGGCACAGCCTGGGCATTCCGACGCCGCGTCACAGTGTGCTGTGCAGCGAAGACGATTGTATTTCTGCGGCCAAGGAACTGGGCCTGCCTTTGATCGTCAAACCAGCCCATGAAGGCTCCAGTATCGGCATGGCTAAAGTGAACTCGGCCGCCGAATTGATCGACGCATGGAAAGCGGCAAGTACCTACGATTCGCAAGTGTTGGTGGAACAGTGGATCCAGGGTCCCGAGTACACCATCGCCACCCTGCGTGGCCAGGTATTGCCGCCCATCGCATTGGGCACGCCCCACACCTTTTACGACTACGACGCCAAGTATGTGGCCTCCGATACCCAGTACCGGATCCCATGCGGCCTCGATGCAACCAAAGAGCAGGAATTGATGGACCTCACGGCGAAAGCCTGTGAGGCGTTGGGTATCGCCGGTTGGGCGCGGGCAGACGTGATGCAGGATGACCAGGGGAACTTCTGGTTCCTTGAAGTCAACACGGCACCGGGTATGACCGACCATAGCCTGGTACCCATGGCTGCACGCGCAGCCGGCCTGGACTTCCAGCAGTTGGTGCTGGCGATCCTGGCGGCCAGTTATGTGGCCGGTAATGAAGAGGCACGAGGTTAA
- the ftsA gene encoding cell division protein FtsA, which translates to MANVQSGKMIVGLDIGTSKVVALVGEVADDGTLEIVGIGTHPSRGLKKGVVVNIESTVQSIQRAIEEAQLMAGCRIHSAFVGVAGNHIRSLNSHGIVAIRDREVSSADLERVLDAAQAVAIPADQRVLHTLPQDYVIDNQEGVREPLGMSGVRLEAKVHVVTCAVNAAQNIEKCVRRCGLEIDDIILEQLASAYSVLTDDEKELGVCLVDIGGGTTDIAIFTEGAIRHTAVIPIAGDQVTNDIAMALRTPTQYAEEIKIRYACALAKLAGAGETIKVPSVGDRPPRELSRQALAEVVEPRYDELFTLIQAELRRSGYEDLIPAGIVLTGGTSKMEGAVELAEEIFHMPVRLGVPHGVKGLGDVVRNPIYSTGVGLLLYGLQKQTDGISLSGIGSRESYSSDEPKAPLLERLQAWVKGNF; encoded by the coding sequence ATGGCAAACGTGCAAAGCGGCAAAATGATCGTCGGTCTCGATATCGGCACCTCCAAGGTGGTGGCGCTGGTAGGCGAGGTCGCGGACGACGGCACGCTGGAAATCGTCGGTATCGGCACGCATCCGTCCCGGGGCCTGAAGAAGGGCGTGGTGGTCAACATCGAATCCACTGTGCAATCGATCCAGCGCGCCATCGAAGAAGCGCAACTGATGGCCGGCTGCCGGATCCACTCGGCGTTCGTCGGCGTGGCGGGCAATCACATCCGCAGCTTGAACTCCCACGGCATCGTGGCGATCCGCGACCGTGAAGTCAGCTCGGCCGACCTTGAGCGCGTCCTTGACGCCGCCCAGGCCGTGGCGATCCCGGCTGACCAGCGCGTGTTGCACACCCTGCCGCAGGACTACGTGATCGATAACCAGGAAGGCGTACGTGAGCCCCTGGGTATGTCGGGCGTACGTCTGGAAGCCAAGGTCCACGTGGTGACCTGCGCCGTGAATGCCGCACAGAACATTGAAAAATGCGTGCGCCGCTGCGGCCTGGAAATCGACGACATCATTCTTGAGCAACTGGCCTCGGCCTACTCGGTCCTGACCGACGACGAAAAAGAACTGGGCGTGTGCCTGGTGGACATCGGCGGCGGCACCACCGACATCGCGATCTTCACCGAGGGTGCGATCCGTCACACCGCCGTGATCCCGATTGCCGGCGACCAGGTGACCAACGACATCGCCATGGCGTTGCGTACACCGACCCAGTACGCCGAAGAAATCAAGATCCGCTACGCCTGCGCCCTGGCCAAGCTGGCCGGTGCCGGTGAAACCATCAAGGTGCCAAGCGTGGGCGATCGTCCACCGCGCGAACTGTCGCGCCAGGCCCTGGCCGAAGTGGTCGAGCCGCGCTACGACGAACTGTTCACCCTGATCCAGGCTGAACTGCGCCGCAGTGGCTACGAAGATTTGATCCCGGCCGGCATCGTGCTGACCGGTGGCACCTCGAAGATGGAAGGCGCGGTCGAACTGGCCGAGGAAATCTTCCACATGCCGGTCCGCCTGGGCGTGCCCCATGGCGTCAAGGGCCTGGGCGACGTGGTGCGCAACCCGATTTATTCCACCGGTGTGGGCTTGCTGTTGTACGGCCTGCAAAAGCAGACCGACGGCATTTCCCTGTCGGGCATTGGCAGCCGCGAAAGCTACAGCAGTGACGAGCCTAAAGCGCCGTTGCTGGAGCGCCTGCAAGCCTGGGTGAAAGGCAATTTCTAA